The following nucleotide sequence is from Nitratidesulfovibrio termitidis HI1.
TCGACTCGAAACGCTCAGGCCCGAAAAATTCCGGTCCGGTGGCCAGCGGCAGATGCAGCAGTCGCTGCGCCCCGTGGGCGCGCAACAGGGGCAGGAACGAGGCATCGGTGACGCACAGCAGCGCCCCGCGCCACCACGGCCCGCGCAGGGCCGAGAGCAGGTGGAAGGGATTGTCCACGCACCAGATGGCAACGTCCACCCCGCAGGCGCGCAGCAGATGAAAGCGCTCGCCCCAGGCGTCCAGCCCCTGCAGATTCACGCTCAGGAGCAGGTCCGGGCGCTGGTCGGCCAGCAGGCGGGGCAGATCGGCGTGCAGGGTGTCCGGATCGACCCGGCGCGGAGCCAGTCCCTCGGCGGTCAGGGCGGCTTCCAGTTCCGGCAGCAGCAGCGAACCTTCCGTGCCGGGCAGCAGCACGGTGCGGGACCGGGCGGAACGCGGCCCGGCGTGCCCCGCCATGCCTTCCGGTGGCAACACCAGCGCGGGAGCCATGCGCACGGCGCGCGCTGCGCCCAGCAGCGGCCCCCAGAAGGTGGGGAACAGCCGTTCCGCCTCGCGGTAGATCACCACCAGCGCGCGGGCAAGACGGTCGGGCGGAACATCTTCCGGCGCGGCCAGCGCCCATCCGGCGGGCATGGCCGCACGCCATGCGCCCTGCGTGTACTCATCCATATGATGGATGAACGCAGGGCATTCGATGACGAGCACGGTGGGGGCGTCTGGCCTGCCGAGGGGGGTATCTTTTTTTCGCAGCCCCGCCAGCGCTCCATCCACCGCCCGTTGCGCCGTGGCCGGATTCGGCCCCAGGCCCAGCACCACCACCTCGACGGGGGCGTCGGCCCCCTGCCCGCGCGGGGGCAGCATGGCGAAGGTGGCAGGCAGGATATCGTCCGGCAGCGTGCCGTCAGACAGAGTCCTGCCCGGCAGTCTGCCGTCCGGCGCAACGTCGGCAGGCCCCGCCACGTCAGGCCCCACCGCATCAGGCAGGGTCCGGAGCTGTCCCAGTTCGTTGGGGATGCGCAGTCGGGCGGGGCGGGCCATGAGAGTCCTTGGCGGGCGCGGGGCTTTCGGGTACAAGCGGCCACGGGTGACCACATGAAGACATACCGAGACCACTATTTTCTGAAGGCCAAGCAGGAAAACTATCCCGCGCGGTCCATCTACAAGCTGAAGGAAATCGACAATCGCTTCAAGCTGTTCCGCCAGGGCATGAAGGTGCTGGACCTGGGGGCTGCCCCCGGCTCGTGGTCGCTTGGCGCGGCCGAGCGGGTGGGGGCGAAGGGGCGGGTGCTGGCCTGCGACCTGCAAACCACCGAAACCCAGTTTCCGCCCAACGTCACCTTCATGCAAGAGGACGTGTTCAACCGCTCCGAGGCCTTCGAGGACGCGCTGGCGACCATGGGGCCGTTCCATGTCGTGATCAGCGACATGGCCCCGCGTACCACAGGCACACGGTTCACCGATCAGGCCCGTTCGCTTGAATTGTGCATCGAGGCCCTTGCGGTGGCGGACCATTGCCTGATAAAGGGCGGCAGTTTCGTGGTCAAGATTTTCATGGGGCCGGACGTCAAGCAACTGCATGATGCGCTGCGGGCCCGCTTCGAGACCGTGAAGACCTTCAAGCCCAAAAGCTCGCGGGTCGAAAGCAAGGAAACATTCTACGTCTGCCTCGGATACCGGGGCGACGGACAGCAGGACTGACACACAGCGCCGGCGGCGCGCGCCGGGCTGCCCGTCCGCCGCGCGTTGCGTCGTGGCGTTTCCGCATTCATCTCTTTTGCCGACATTTCTTTCAGGAGGACGCATGGCCGGACATAGCAAATGGGCCAACATCCAGCACCGCAAGGGGCGTCAGGACGCCAAGCGCGGCAAGCTGTTCACCAAGGCCGCCAAGGAAATCATCATCGCCGCCAAGGGCGGTGGCGACCCGGCCAGCAACGCCCGCCTGCGCGCCGCCATTGCCGCCGCCAAGGCCGTGAACCTGCCCAAGGACAAGATCGACAACGCCATCAAGAAGGGCACCGGTGAACTGGCGGGCGGCGACATCCTTGAAATCTCGTACGAGGGCTACGGCCCCGGCGGCGTGGCGCTGATCGTGGAAGCGGCCACCGACAACCGCAACCGCACCGTGGCCGAAGTGCGCCACATCCTTTCCAAGCACGGCGGCTCCATGGGCGAGGCCGGGTGCGTGGGCTGGATGTTCGAACGCAAGGGCGTGATCACCATGGACGGTGGCAAGTACACCGAAGATCAGGTGATGGAAGCCGCGCTGGAAGCGGGCGCCGACGACGTGCGCGACGAGGGCGGCACCTGGGAAATCCACACCGCCGTGGCCGACTTTGCCGCCGTGCGCGACGCGCTGGAAGCCGCAGGCCTGGAAATGGATTCCGCCGAATTGTCCATGATTCCCCAGAACACGGTGGAAGTGGACGCGGAAACCGGCCGCAAGCTGATGCGTCTGGTGGACGCCCTGGAAGACAACGACGACGTGCAGAACGTGCACGCCAACTTCGACCTGCCCGACGAAGTGCTGGCCGAACTGGAATAGCCGACATGACTCGCACCGGAGCCCGCCTTGCGCGGGCTCCGGCGTTTCCGGCGTCCGTGTGACAGCCCGGGCGGCAGATTGGATGCCGCAGCACCCGTGGCCACCCCGGTGGCCCCGGTGGTCCTGACGGTCCTGACGGTCCTGCCGGGCGTGTCCCGTACCGGTCCGGCTATTCTCCATCCGCCGCGTTGCGGCATCACCCTGCATTCCCGGCATCCGCCGGAGGCCCCATGCCCCTCCGCAAGCCCGCATCCCCCCAGGCGGAAACGCCTGCCCGCCCTGCATCAGCCGCCGGTGGCGTCACCGTCATCGGCATCGACCCCGGCTCGCAGTGCACCGGCTGGGGGGTGGTGCGCGAGGCGTCGGGCGTGCTCACCCTGGTGGACTGCGGAGCCATTCGCCCCAAGGGCGAGGACTTTGCCGCGCGGCTGGGCCACCTGTTCCGTGAACTGCACGCCCTGGTGGGGCGGTACACCCCGGACGAGGCGGCCATCGAGAATGTGCACGCCGCCCGCAACGTGGCCACCGCCCTCAAGCTGGGGCAGGCGCGCGGGGTGGCCGTGGCCGCCTGCGCCGCGCACGGGGTGGTGGTGGCCGACTATCAGCCCACGGAAATCAAGAAGGCCCTGGTGGGCACCGGCGGGGCGGACAAGGAACAGGTAAGCTTCATGGTGGCGCGGGTGCTGGGCGCAAAGGGCGGCTGGGGGCTGGATACCGGCGACGCGCTGGCCGCCGCCGTGTGCCACCTGAACGCCCGGCGGCTGTCCCGGCTGGCAAAGCTGGGCTGACGGGCACCTCGCACGGCTGCCGCTTTCGTGCGTGGGTCTGGCCTGCATGCGTCCGTCCGGCGCAAGGGGGGCGGGTGAACAGCAGGGGACATTCTGCGCCATGCGGTGCATCGTGACGGGGATGCCTGCAGGCATGCCCCTGAAAGAAAAGGCCGTCCGGCGTTACCGGGCGGCCCTGTGTTTTTTCAGCGGAACGGGTGCGGCCCTGCCGCCCCGTCACGGATTTTCGCATCGCATTCTGTTTCCGTCCCGCGCGGCGGCCCGCTCGCCTTTTGCCCTGCGCCGGGGCTTCAGTCTTCGCTCGCGGCCTCATTCAGGATGGCGCAGTGCAGCGGCGCGCTGCCGCCCGTAAGCGTGTCGTCCGGCACCTGCGATGCCCGCACCGTGCGGTTGCGGCCACAGCGCTTGGCCATGTACAGCGCGGCGTCCGCCTCGTGCAGCCAGCGGCCCGGCTCGATGTCCGGCCGCGCCTGGGCCACGCCCATGCTGACGGTCATGGGGATGGGCGTGTCGACATGGGACAGGGGTGTTTCCTCCACCTTGCGGCGTATCCGTTCCAGCAGCACCACGGCCTCGCGCTCGCCCGTGTCGGGCAACAGCAGGGCGAATTCCTCGCCGCCCACGCGGGCCAGCAGGTCCGGCTCGCGCAACTGGTTGCGGATGACCTCGGTCACGTGGGCCAGCATGGCGTCGCCCACGCCGTGGCCGTGCCGGTCATTCACCGCCTTGAAGTGGTCCAGGTCCAGCATGGCCAGGGCCAGGGGGTGTCCGCTGCGCGCGCTGCGGGCCAGTTCGGCGTTCATGGCCTCGTCCAGCCGCCGCCGGTTGAAGCACCCGGTCAGGTGGTCGCGCTCCGCCATGCGGCGCAGTTCTTCGTTCAGGCGGGTGAGGGTCTGGTTGTTGCCCGCGATGATGTGCAACTGGGACCGGTTGTGCAGGGTGTAGATGGCGGCGGAAAGCAGGGTGCCCAACGCGGCCATGCCGCACAGCACGGCGAAGCGGAAGCGCTCCTGGCGCCGGTCCTCCAGGGTCAGGGCTTCGCCCACCTCTTCGGCCACATGCAGCGAAAGGCCGTCCTGCGGGCGAGGGGTCACCCCCAGCAGCGCGGGGCGCGTGGCATCGCCGATGAGCGTCAGGCCGTGCCTTGCGGTGATGCCGCGCACCACGAAGGGGCGCAGCGACAGTTCGGGAAACGCCTCGCGCTTGTAGCGCAGGATGCGCGCCGAAACGGGCATGTCGCGCACCGGGGCATCCGGCAGGGCATGGAAGATGTGCGCCTTGTCGTTGGCCAGCACCACCACGCCCTGTTCGTCGGTGACGAAGGCGGCGTCCAGGCGCAATCGGCGCGAAAGGGTGGGCAGGTCGGCCTTCACGCCCACCACGCCCAGCACCGTGCCGTACTGGCGCACCGGAGAGGCGAAGAAGAATCCCGGCACGCTGGACACGCGCCCCACGGCGAACTGGCGGCCACGTTCGCCGGACATGGCGGCGATGAAGTAGGCGCGGTCGGCGTAGCTGGTGCCCAGCAGGCTGTCCGCCGCATCGTAGTTGCTGGTGGCGATGGTCGCGCCCGTGTGGTCCATGAGCCAGGCGATGTGCAGGCCCATGGTTTCGGCAAAGGTTTTCAGAAAGGCGTTGAGCGGGGCGCGGCGCCCCACGTTTGGCAGGAGTGGTTGTTGCGGGGCCGCCTCGGGCCGTGGAGCCACCTCGTCGCGTACCCTGTCGTCCTGGGCCAGCAGATCGGGCAGGCGGCGCAGCCCGGCGAAGGCCAGTTCGAATTCGTCGTTCATGGTGCGCTGGCGCAGGGCCAGCCGTGCCCTTGCCTCGGCCACGATCTCGTCCAGGGCGTGGATGGCCCACATGTCTGCATATCTGTCGGCTGCATAGAGTACGCAGGGCAGCAGCAGCACCAGCGTCAGCAGCAGCAGGCGAAGGGGCGTGCGCTCCGCCTGCTGGCGGAACCACGTGAAGGGCGAAGGCAGGCGGGGCGGCAAGGGCATGCAGGCGGCTCCGGGCGGGTTTCCCTGATGCGGGGTGCGGGGGATGATACGGGATTTTCCGCTTCCTACCAAGGGCGTTATCCGAGGGAGACGGTTTTTGCTGTGGCAGGCCCGGCAGGACCGTGCGGCGCGCCCGGCTTCCGGCCCGGTCGCTTTTTGTGTAGGGTGCCCGCGAGAGGTGGAACCATGATCGCGTATGTCGAAGGCCGCGTTGCCGAAATCTCGGGCAATGCCTGCGTGGTGGTGACGGAAGGGGGCGTGGGGTACGAGGTGCACCTGCCCGCGCACACCCTGTCGCGCCTGCCGGAGCGGGGCGGGCAGGTGGCCTTTCACGTGCGGACGGAAGTGCGCGAGGACGCCCTGGAACTGTTCGGCTTTTCCACCTGGGACGAGCGGCAGACCTTCATGGTGCTCACCACCATCAGCAAGGTGGGGGCGCGCACGGCCCTGGCCATCCTTTCGCAGTTCCGCCCCGACGACCTGCGCCGCCTGGTGGTGGAGGACGACGTGCTGGCGCTGACGCGGGTGTCCGGCATCGGCAAGAAGACCGCGCAGCACATCTTTCTGGAATTGAAGTACAAACTGAAGGTCG
It contains:
- a CDS encoding glycosyltransferase family protein, translated to MARPARLRIPNELGQLRTLPDAVGPDVAGPADVAPDGRLPGRTLSDGTLPDDILPATFAMLPPRGQGADAPVEVVVLGLGPNPATAQRAVDGALAGLRKKDTPLGRPDAPTVLVIECPAFIHHMDEYTQGAWRAAMPAGWALAAPEDVPPDRLARALVVIYREAERLFPTFWGPLLGAARAVRMAPALVLPPEGMAGHAGPRSARSRTVLLPGTEGSLLLPELEAALTAEGLAPRRVDPDTLHADLPRLLADQRPDLLLSVNLQGLDAWGERFHLLRACGVDVAIWCVDNPFHLLSALRGPWWRGALLCVTDASFLPLLRAHGAQRLLHLPLATGPEFFGPERFESKQFEDSGAAGAPQLSPAAMADLNPVVFVGRSAFPGKGGFFAGQRIAPDLLDEALALLDAPGPRPYVHSRPDFHCRPDFHCRPDFHCRPDFHWWTARLGIAQLWPGNAVRAAGLGAEECALARRVRCLNAAAPHGLTVFGDDGWQPLLPQGTDLHHPVDYYTTLPAVYRSARWSLNVTSLLLPAGLTQRHFDVWAAGGFCITDDTPGLDIFPEELRREIAFSPARSGDTGTAEPTARVAHPDDEAPGLGTLLHRLEGDPSLRADLVTAWQTHILSRHTYRHRVRTLCEALGLE
- a CDS encoding RlmE family RNA methyltransferase — encoded protein: MKTYRDHYFLKAKQENYPARSIYKLKEIDNRFKLFRQGMKVLDLGAAPGSWSLGAAERVGAKGRVLACDLQTTETQFPPNVTFMQEDVFNRSEAFEDALATMGPFHVVISDMAPRTTGTRFTDQARSLELCIEALAVADHCLIKGGSFVVKIFMGPDVKQLHDALRARFETVKTFKPKSSRVESKETFYVCLGYRGDGQQD
- a CDS encoding YebC/PmpR family DNA-binding transcriptional regulator yields the protein MAGHSKWANIQHRKGRQDAKRGKLFTKAAKEIIIAAKGGGDPASNARLRAAIAAAKAVNLPKDKIDNAIKKGTGELAGGDILEISYEGYGPGGVALIVEAATDNRNRTVAEVRHILSKHGGSMGEAGCVGWMFERKGVITMDGGKYTEDQVMEAALEAGADDVRDEGGTWEIHTAVADFAAVRDALEAAGLEMDSAELSMIPQNTVEVDAETGRKLMRLVDALEDNDDVQNVHANFDLPDEVLAELE
- the ruvC gene encoding crossover junction endodeoxyribonuclease RuvC, which gives rise to MPLRKPASPQAETPARPASAAGGVTVIGIDPGSQCTGWGVVREASGVLTLVDCGAIRPKGEDFAARLGHLFRELHALVGRYTPDEAAIENVHAARNVATALKLGQARGVAVAACAAHGVVVADYQPTEIKKALVGTGGADKEQVSFMVARVLGAKGGWGLDTGDALAAAVCHLNARRLSRLAKLG
- a CDS encoding sensor domain-containing diguanylate cyclase, with translation MPLPPRLPSPFTWFRQQAERTPLRLLLLTLVLLLPCVLYAADRYADMWAIHALDEIVAEARARLALRQRTMNDEFELAFAGLRRLPDLLAQDDRVRDEVAPRPEAAPQQPLLPNVGRRAPLNAFLKTFAETMGLHIAWLMDHTGATIATSNYDAADSLLGTSYADRAYFIAAMSGERGRQFAVGRVSSVPGFFFASPVRQYGTVLGVVGVKADLPTLSRRLRLDAAFVTDEQGVVVLANDKAHIFHALPDAPVRDMPVSARILRYKREAFPELSLRPFVVRGITARHGLTLIGDATRPALLGVTPRPQDGLSLHVAEEVGEALTLEDRRQERFRFAVLCGMAALGTLLSAAIYTLHNRSQLHIIAGNNQTLTRLNEELRRMAERDHLTGCFNRRRLDEAMNAELARSARSGHPLALAMLDLDHFKAVNDRHGHGVGDAMLAHVTEVIRNQLREPDLLARVGGEEFALLLPDTGEREAVVLLERIRRKVEETPLSHVDTPIPMTVSMGVAQARPDIEPGRWLHEADAALYMAKRCGRNRTVRASQVPDDTLTGGSAPLHCAILNEAASED
- the ruvA gene encoding Holliday junction branch migration protein RuvA — protein: MIAYVEGRVAEISGNACVVVTEGGVGYEVHLPAHTLSRLPERGGQVAFHVRTEVREDALELFGFSTWDERQTFMVLTTISKVGARTALAILSQFRPDDLRRLVVEDDVLALTRVSGIGKKTAQHIFLELKYKLKVEDLPAGMALAGGAAPGGVFRDALAGLGNLGYLEDEAAPVLKDVLKAEPDLDVAGALRAALKALARGR